A single genomic interval of Aedes aegypti strain LVP_AGWG chromosome 1, AaegL5.0 Primary Assembly, whole genome shotgun sequence harbors:
- the LOC23687647 gene encoding odorant receptor 10a has product MEALDKFMLYTKYVRGLCSVIGLDILDPDYKKGFKTYFTFFLMILYVVLTVNSLLTAKGSTEVLMALSFGGFFGQCLLKLIFTLANRKQYYVNHTNLKESIYFKYLHGSEKEKSVIYKNVSQLLMLVKVTSLLYLSSIFLFSLYPAYMYFFENIKVTIFPLLVPGIDIYSAYGYGFTNMIHMFFGVYGLFGALSSDTAFMMFVFHIVSYTDLLQIHFLSFAEKLTSIEVKYKTKDYAAFCSSKMRELYVSHKEVIDFLSSLKMCYESICVVQVATCVVTISLNLFLALMSDWYATYGFLLASLFQLFIYAVLGTLIQLMNDKISTLVYDAPWHLLPNSDKRSFQFLLYKTQRPIEMFVRGLGPLNVETFTEIMRMIYSSFTMLYSFIVE; this is encoded by the exons ATGGAGGCATTAGATAAGTTCATGCTTTACACAAAATACGTGCGAGGTCTTTGTTCAGTAATAGGGCTGGATATATTGGATCCCGATTACAAAAAAGGATTTAAAACTTATTTCACCTTCTTCTTAATGATACTTTATGTGGTGCTGACTGTGAATTCACTTCTCACAGCGAAAGGTAGCACAGAAGTGTTGATGGCATTATCGTTTGGAGGATTTTTCGGGCAGTGTTTGTTGAAGTTAATTTTCACACTGGCCAATCGAAAGCAATATTACGTGAATCATACAAATTTGAAAGAatccatttatttcaaatacctACATGGATCTGAGAAAGAGAAAAGTGttatatataaaaatgtttCTCAGTTGCTCATGTTAGTTAAAGTTACGTCATTGTTATACCTTTCATCGATTTTCCTATTCTCATTATATCCAGCATATATGtactttttcgaaaatatcaagGTTACAATATTTCCTTTACTGGTCCCAGGTATTGATATCTACTCGGCATATGGCTATGGATTCACGAATATGATTCATATGTTCTTTGGTGTATATGGCTTATTTGGGGCTTTATCGTCCGATACAGCTTTCATGATGTTCGTTTTTCACATTGTTTCGTACACCGACCTTTTACAAATTCACTTCCTTTCATTCGCCGAGAAGCTCACTTCCATTGAAGTGAAGTATAAAACAAAAGACTATGCTGCATTTTGTAGTAGTAAAATGAGGGAACTGTATGTTAGTCATAAGGAAGTAATAGACTTTTTATCTTCGCTTAAAATGTGTTATGAAAGTATATGTGTAGTGCAAGTGGCAACTTGCGTTGTGACTATTTCACTTAACTTATTTCTTGCTCTAATG tCTGACTGGTACGCAACATATGGATTCCTGCTAGCATCATTATTTCAACTTTTCATCTACGCCGTTCTTGGAACACTCATCCAGCTAATG AACGACAAAATAAGTACACTTGTGTACGATGCGCCATGGCATTTATTACCGAATTCAGACAAACGATCATTTCAGTTCCTGCTGTACAAAACACAAAGACCAATCGAAATGTTTGTGAGAGGCTTAGGTCCCTTAAATGTGGAAACGTTTACTGAAATTATGCGAATGATTTATTCATCGTTTACCATGTTGTACAGTTTCATTGTCGAATAA